The Xylanibacillus composti genome segment GGTTGGAGCCTGCAGAACTTTATTGTAATTGCTTCTGGCCATGCGCGCATAGTGATGGGCGCCAGCTTTCGGCGAGAACAGAGACGGTGCCAGCTCGCGAATCTGCTCGACCGCCCAGGCCTGCTCCAGATAGACAATCGGGGAATACAGCCATTCGATCAGCTGCGGGTTCGATTTGTGAAGCAGCACCAGCGCCTTGCGCAGGTCCCATCCATGGATATCCAGGCTTGTCCCGCCCAGTCGGGGCGGGTCCGTCGGCAACGGAGCCATTCGTCCGCTGCAGTCAGCTTGCGCTTCAATCGATACCATTGCCCGTTCAATCACATCACGCTTGGGAAAGAGCGTTATATACTCATCGCGGGGATGGACATAGATAAACCTGACATCATAGTCACTGTCTGCCGAAGCCCAGCCCCACGACCGGCTGCCGGACTCGCAAGCATAAAGCACCCGAACTTGCTCCTCATGCTCGATTCCTTGCATCCGTCGCCGGATCTCCCGATCCATCGCAGCCGGCATGGCCGAGTTCTTTTCCGAATCATGCATAGCCGTTGGCTCCTTTCTCGATGTACCATGTCCCTACCAGCTTGCGCGAGACTGATCCGACGCAGTTGCAGCAGCGTTCCTCCGCTCCATTATAGAGCAGACTCTTGTTGCTTCAAGATTACGGGAATACGTGGACTTATTATCATGCTCGCGATAGATAGAGCGCTCATAAAGGAAGTAACTGGTCTTATTCGACCCGCTCAATGGCTTCGTGTCCGTTTCCGCCAGGTATTAGTCCATCCATTCCACTAGCCTTGCATCAAA includes the following:
- a CDS encoding nucleotidyltransferase domain-containing protein, which codes for MHDSEKNSAMPAAMDREIRRRMQGIEHEEQVRVLYACESGSRSWGWASADSDYDVRFIYVHPRDEYITLFPKRDVIERAMVSIEAQADCSGRMAPLPTDPPRLGGTSLDIHGWDLRKALVLLHKSNPQLIEWLYSPIVYLEQAWAVEQIRELAPSLFSPKAGAHHYARMARSNYNKVLQAPTMRIKTCLHALRSALAGLWIVRHQEPPPVRMDELMNGLDASDSRISEAIQALLTGKRAGVDDEVKPNMAVLRFLEDSIAQVEQAASGVECRSAHVKGDERQLDELFRAMLHEMWK